A single genomic interval of Coccidioides posadasii str. Silveira chromosome 1, complete sequence harbors:
- a CDS encoding uncharacterized protein (EggNog:ENOG410PG75~COG:O~BUSCO:3847at33183) has protein sequence MSDWETIQRQPVARVGTRRSYDGSLCTIRYIGKVQGTDGEWLGVEWDDPARGKHSGEHKGVKYFECRSNSPTAGSFLRPARLADRPRGFLEALRTKYVSEITSDMSGSPSRGSRPIEISGKVVEEVGFEKIRKQLAALRELKIVILDGMRLRGVLAVDADNDLRKRELEKIKDTCPMIRELDLNRNFLADWIEIMDICEQFMDLRSLKLNGNRLGTVPRDRLVKGVLELSLDETLMTWEEISILSYRFPDLRSLSLSSNQISLVSRPITDTIRELSLESNIFCSLGSLSHLASLPQLNRLSLRRNKISKIQDATEKNAPLVFSPTLTTLDISLNLIDSWAFIDALPTVFPGLTNLRISDNPLYEKPPASTAITGLPEERMTVDEAYMLTLARLSKLRVLNYGKVSAQDRVNGELYYLSLIKKELSAFPESAEKRILASHPRYDELCLIYGTPEIKRLEGDAAINPRSLAARLVNFTFYIPNPNTVTSRGYIDDKPVAAQTTTEFKREIPRTFDIYRIKAIVARHFSLPPLSFKLIWETEEWDPVEEGTGEEDEWDSGDEIDGEPAEREWRKKFVRREEEFVDSTRAVEHWLSHDTRELRVRVERYWATNTYMAGQEVIWDFMPSGWFTRCSAAMSVGSSLRM, from the exons ATGTCGGATTGGGAAACTATTCAACGACAGCCCGTAGCAAGGGTTGGCACAAGGCGCTCATATGATGGATCTTTATGCACTATTAGATACATAGGCAAAGTTCAGGGGACTGATGGGGAATGGCTGGGAGTGGAATGGGACGACCCCGCAAGAGGAAAACACTCAGGAGAGCATAAGGGAGTGAAATACTTCGAAT GTAGAAGTAATTCTCCTACTGCTGGCTCTTTTCTGCGCCCAGCTAGATTGGCAGATAGGCCTCGAGGATTCCTTGAAGCTCTTCGCACGAAGTATGTCTCTGAGATTACTTCTGACATGTCTGGTTCGCCCTCTAGAGGCAGCAGGCCAATTGAGATTAGCGGGAAGGTCGTGGAAGAAGTTGGCTTTGAGAAGATTCGAAAGCAGCTTGCCGCACTGCGGGAGCTAAAAATCGTTATTTTGGACGGAATGCGCTTGAGAGGCGTTCTTGCAGTGGATGCGGACAATGATCTGCGCAAGCGTGAATTGGAAAAGATCAAGGACACTTGCCCGATGATTAGGGAACTTGATCTCAATCGGAATTTTCTGGCAGACTGGATAGAAATTATGGATATTTGTGAACAGTTCATGGACTTGCGAAGTTTGAAATTGAA CGGTAATCGTCTCGGTACCGTCCCTAGAGATAGATTAGTGAAAGGAGTCTTGGAGTTGTCCCTTGATGAGACTCTTATGACATGGGAAGAG ATATCTATCCTTTCTTACCGATTTCCCGACCTCCGGTCCCTATCCCTATCGTCCAATCAAATATCCTTGGTTTCAAGGCCGATAACAGACACCATTCGAGAGCTATCCTTAGAATCCAACATCTTCTGCTCTTTAGGGAGTCTTTCGCATCTAGCATCTCTCCCGCAATTAAATCGCCTCTCGCTTCGCCGTAACAAGATAAGCAAAATCCAAGATGCTACTGAGAAAAATGCTCCTCTAGTCTTCTCACCTACGCTTACTACTTTGGATATCTCGCTAAATCTAATAGACTCTTGGGCCTTCATTGATGCCCTTCCGACCGTTTTTCCTGGTCTTACGAACCTCCGCATATCAGATAATCCTCTCTACGAGAAACCGCCCGCTTCTACTGCCATTACAGGATTGCCTGAGGAACGTATGACCGTTGATGAGGCTTACATGCTTACGCTTGCTCGACTCTCCAAGTTACGGGTGTTGAACTACGGCAAGGTATCAGCCCAAGATCGGGTCAATGGAGAACTTTACTACTTGTCTCTTATTAAGAAGGAACTGTCAGCATTCCCCGAGAGCGCAGAGAAGCGGATTCTTGCCTCACATCCCCGATATGACGAGTTGTGCCTAATATACGGTACCCCAGAAATCAAAAGATTGGAGGGGGATGCTGCTATAAATCCTCGATCATTGGCAGCACGACTCGTCAACTTTACATTTTACATTCCAAATCCAAACACAGTCACGTCAAGAGGTTATATTGACGATAAGCCTGTAGCTGCACAGACAACCACGGAGTTTAAAAGGGAGATCCCGAGGACCTTTGATATATATCGCATCAAAGCTATCGTTGCGCGTCATTTCTCCCTCCCCCCTCTGAGTTTCAAATTGATCTGGGAGACTGAAGAATGGGACCCAGTTGAAGAAGGGAcgggagaagaagatgagtGGGATAGCGGTGACGAGATAGATGGAGAGCCAGCCGAAAGAGAATGGAGGAAGAAATTCGTTCGACGCGAAGAAGAGTTTGTTGATTCCACAAGGGCCGTCGAGCACTGGCTAAGCCATGATACCCGTGAGCTTAGAGTTAGGGTAGAAAGGTATTGGGCAACTAATACAT ACATGGCTGGACAGGAAGTCATTTGGGACTTCATGCCATCGGGATGGTTTACTCGCTGTAGTGCTGCTATGTCTGTAGGTAGTTCTCTTCGCATGTAG
- a CDS encoding uncharacterized protein (EggNog:ENOG410PPJM~COG:A~BUSCO:12784at33183) has protein sequence MSEYWKSTPKYWCKHCKTYVRDTPFERTQHEATGKHQGSLKRFLRDVHRSQDKDQKESQKAKNEIERLKGLVAPTTKASGQQPPRKRSTGHLDSGTSASLSVNKEQRKRQMEQLAEMGVAIPEEFRPEMALAGEWKTVSETLITDSTVRDTAAMVKGVRKRKLDGQEEYEEGEEDEASGVVPDQQRPKKVWGSTFKSHPGLGEDDEELEALLSKTTNLKGKKPKLGSKSEDESVKKEEPADFPATEPHHGGVAVEKKEENNIKREAPNEDGPDASTIAEAGTAGDPTSPVIFKKRKPKQSKR, from the exons ATGTCTGAATATTGGAAGTCAACG CCAAAGTACTGGTGCAAACATTGCAAAACCTATGTCCGTGACACTCCTTTCGAGCGGACGCAGCATGAAGCGACAGGCAAACACCAGGGGAGTCTAAAACGGTTTCTCCGCGACGTTCACCGCTCGCAGGATAAGGACCAGAAAGAATCCCAGAAGGCGAAAAATGAAATCGAGAGACTGAAGGGGTTGGTTGCGCCCACAACAAAAGCATCCGGCCAACAGCCGCCGCGGAAGCGCAGCACGGGGCATTTGGATAGTGGGACTTCCGCATCTCTGAGTGTTAACAAAGAACAAAGGAAGAGGCAGATGGAACAGCTGGCTGAAATGGGAGTTGCAATACCTGAGGAGTTTAGGCCAGAGATGGCGTTGGCTGGTGAGTGGAAGACTGTTTCGGAAACTCTCATTACGGATTCTACCGTGCGCGACACCGCTGCCATGGTTAAAGGCGtcaggaaaagaaaattggaTGGCCAGGAGGAATATGAGGAGGGGGAAGAAGACGAAGCTAGCGGTGTGGTACCTGATCAACAACGCCCAAAGAAGGTCTGGGGCTCGACCTTTAAAAGCCATCCGGGTCTaggagaagatgatgaagaacttGAGGCCCTTTTGAGCAAGACAACAAACCTGAAGGGGAAAAAGCCTAAGCTGGGATCTAAGTCGGAAGATGAAAGCGTGAAAAAGGAGGAACCCGCAGATTTTCCAGCGACTGAACCCCATCACGGTGGCGTAGCCgtggaaaagaaggaagagaacAATATCAAGCGGGAAGCACCGAATGAAGATGGCCCAGATGCATCTACCATAGCCGAAGCTGGCACCGCGGGAGACCCCACATCTCCGGTCATTTTCAAGAAGCGAAAGCCCAAGCAGAGCAAGAGATAA